In Synechococcus sp. A18-25c, a single window of DNA contains:
- a CDS encoding TRIC cation channel family protein, with protein MGSLRWRRLLRNILLATLMAIALIAHPATSSPQGNLEALRVQLRWLPQAQFAGFYVAQDHELFRKKSLDVTLEPGGPTVNGLQRLLDGEVDVAVAWSSDALDLRRREGDVVNIAQLLQRPGTMLVCNADSGVTRADDLAGKRVGTWKIGDQFDVGYWLRRHGLDLQAVELIQQRPAAQDLLNGNVDCATAMSYNEFQTILNEGKLKTDLFTVRFGQEGSGFLEDGLYVRAEDLNDARKRDQLVRLLQCLAEGWRYAARHPDEAVAITERYMDGSDKEHQRAMLKEILQLMDLDRGFGLLDPRTFARSAEIVGEGSGQPAAITHAAKDAWSLSIWRASELGGPQRGPLGPAGRQTFATLVASPWFYGLDLIGTAAFALSGFIRALQRRYDLWGCFILTLLPAVGGGTLRDLLIGGMRSPPFILKDNSYLLVVAVVVVAGSLVTSVLSSGAADSKGFNQVLGLCDSVGLATFTIIGAQVALEADLNWWWMAICAALTCAGGGMLLDVVTGREPRTFQGEPYEEIAVFGALALSLGLLIADRFETLQWPVLAAMVVCWGTVFCCRQLVVRHNLRSWRPGL; from the coding sequence ATGGGCAGTCTTCGCTGGCGACGGCTTCTGAGGAACATCCTGCTAGCGACCTTGATGGCCATCGCTCTAATCGCCCATCCGGCCACATCCAGCCCGCAAGGCAATCTCGAAGCACTCCGCGTCCAATTGCGCTGGCTGCCGCAGGCGCAGTTCGCAGGGTTTTACGTGGCCCAGGACCACGAGCTGTTTCGAAAAAAAAGCCTCGACGTGACGCTCGAGCCTGGTGGACCCACCGTCAACGGTCTGCAGCGACTGCTTGATGGCGAGGTGGATGTGGCCGTCGCCTGGTCATCGGATGCGCTGGATCTGCGTCGCCGAGAGGGTGATGTGGTGAACATTGCCCAACTGCTGCAACGGCCTGGAACGATGCTGGTCTGCAATGCCGACTCCGGTGTCACCAGGGCCGATGATCTCGCTGGCAAGCGGGTGGGCACATGGAAAATCGGAGATCAGTTCGATGTTGGGTACTGGCTCAGACGACATGGACTTGACCTACAGGCCGTTGAACTGATCCAGCAACGTCCCGCCGCCCAAGACCTGCTCAATGGCAACGTCGATTGCGCCACCGCCATGAGCTACAACGAGTTTCAGACCATCCTCAACGAGGGAAAACTCAAAACAGATCTGTTCACTGTGCGTTTTGGGCAGGAAGGCAGCGGTTTTCTAGAAGACGGCCTGTACGTACGTGCCGAGGATCTGAACGATGCCCGCAAACGCGATCAGCTCGTGAGGTTGTTGCAGTGCCTGGCCGAGGGATGGCGATACGCCGCTCGCCATCCGGATGAAGCGGTGGCCATCACCGAGCGCTACATGGATGGCAGCGACAAGGAACATCAACGGGCAATGCTCAAGGAGATCCTCCAATTAATGGATCTCGACCGGGGCTTTGGGTTGCTGGATCCAAGGACCTTCGCCCGCAGTGCGGAGATCGTCGGCGAAGGCAGCGGTCAGCCCGCGGCCATCACCCATGCAGCCAAGGACGCCTGGAGCCTCAGCATTTGGAGAGCTTCAGAACTCGGCGGCCCACAGCGAGGACCTCTCGGACCCGCAGGACGACAGACCTTCGCCACATTGGTGGCCTCTCCCTGGTTCTATGGCCTTGATCTGATTGGGACCGCAGCCTTTGCGCTCTCAGGCTTCATCCGAGCGCTGCAACGTCGCTATGACCTTTGGGGTTGTTTCATCCTCACGTTGCTTCCCGCTGTTGGGGGCGGCACGCTTCGCGACCTGTTGATCGGCGGGATGCGCTCGCCGCCGTTCATCTTGAAAGACAACAGCTACCTGCTCGTGGTTGCAGTGGTCGTGGTGGCAGGGTCACTCGTGACCAGCGTCTTGAGCTCAGGCGCGGCTGACAGCAAGGGGTTCAACCAGGTGCTGGGGTTGTGCGACAGCGTTGGTTTGGCCACGTTCACCATTATTGGAGCGCAAGTCGCCTTGGAAGCAGACTTGAACTGGTGGTGGATGGCCATCTGTGCTGCACTGACTTGCGCAGGTGGCGGCATGCTTTTGGATGTCGTGACAGGCCGCGAACCACGCACGTTTCAAGGCGAGCCTTATGAGGAAATTGCAGTGTTCGGCGCCTTGGCGCTGAGCCTGGGGCTTTTGATCGCAGATCGGTTCGAGACGCTGCAATGGCCAGTCCTCGCCGCCATGGTCGTGTGTTGGGGCACGGTCTTCTGCTGCCGTCAATTAGTGGTCCGCCACAATCTGCGCTCATGGCGTCCAGGCCTATGA
- the thiO gene encoding glycine oxidase ThiO has translation MTTPQQPRANLHQSAPILILGGGLMGLAIAHQLARRGEAVTVISRRRSEAAGFVAAGMLAPHAEGLSGALLQLGQLSLGRVPSWVAQIEADSGLPCGLRSTGIVVPFRSSTERDQYPTAAFGESLDRAQLHQEIPGLAPDWAAGLLFSQDGQIDNRRQLMRALESACVDRGVHFQEGVEVLELLTENHQLQGVRTRNSEGMLNTLRCRKAVLCSGAWSAQLLPELPVFPIKGQMLSLQTPRGALRRVVFGPGTYLVPREDGLVVVGATSERDAGFSEGLTPQGQTTLKDGISGLLPQAIDWPPMERWWGFRPCTPDEGPLLGDSSVSGLFLACGHHRNGVLMASATAELMADLCSGTPIRDDLAALLPHFRWNRFKPTKTPQDRLVSGVECS, from the coding sequence ATGACGACCCCCCAACAACCGCGCGCAAACCTGCACCAATCGGCTCCGATCCTGATTCTCGGTGGAGGGCTGATGGGCCTGGCGATCGCTCATCAACTGGCGCGCCGCGGAGAAGCCGTCACCGTGATCAGCCGGCGACGCAGCGAAGCGGCAGGGTTTGTCGCCGCAGGCATGCTGGCCCCCCATGCCGAAGGCCTGAGCGGCGCCCTGCTGCAGCTCGGACAGCTCAGCCTGGGCCGGGTTCCCAGCTGGGTCGCCCAGATCGAAGCCGACAGCGGTCTGCCCTGTGGTCTGCGCTCCACTGGCATCGTGGTGCCCTTCCGGAGCTCTACGGAACGCGATCAGTACCCAACAGCCGCCTTTGGCGAGTCGCTAGATCGCGCACAACTGCATCAGGAAATCCCAGGCCTGGCCCCGGACTGGGCCGCGGGTTTGCTCTTCAGCCAAGACGGCCAAATTGACAACCGTCGCCAGTTGATGCGGGCTCTGGAAAGCGCCTGTGTGGATCGAGGCGTGCACTTCCAGGAGGGGGTGGAAGTGTTGGAGCTGCTGACCGAGAACCATCAACTCCAAGGGGTTCGCACTCGCAACTCCGAGGGAATGCTCAACACCTTGCGCTGTCGCAAGGCAGTGCTGTGCAGCGGAGCCTGGAGTGCCCAGTTGCTGCCGGAGCTGCCGGTGTTCCCCATCAAGGGGCAAATGCTCTCCCTGCAGACTCCGCGGGGTGCCTTGAGACGAGTGGTGTTTGGCCCCGGCACCTACCTCGTGCCTCGCGAGGACGGGCTCGTCGTGGTCGGAGCCACCTCCGAACGCGATGCCGGATTCAGTGAAGGACTGACCCCCCAGGGACAGACCACCTTGAAAGACGGAATTTCCGGGCTGCTTCCCCAAGCCATTGATTGGCCTCCGATGGAGCGTTGGTGGGGCTTCCGTCCCTGCACACCGGACGAGGGCCCTCTGCTGGGCGACAGTTCGGTCTCGGGTCTTTTTCTGGCCTGCGGACACCATCGCAACGGTGTTCTGATGGCCAGTGCCACAGCCGAACTGATGGCGGATCTTTGTTCTGGCACGCCCATACGAGACGACTTGGCCGCTCTCTTACCGCACTTCCGCTGGAATCGATTCAAGCCAACAAAAACCCCCCAAGACCGTCTGGTCTCAGGGGTTGAGTGCTCATAA
- the ndk gene encoding nucleoside-diphosphate kinase: MAAERTFIAIKPDGVQRGLVGEILGRFERKGFKLVGLKQLTPSRELAEQHYGVHRERPFFAGLVDFITSGPVVAMVWEGDGVIASARKLIGATKPLEAEPGTIRGDLAVNIGRNVIHGSDAPETAQFEIGLWFQSSELSEWTPSDQGWRVEG, from the coding sequence ATGGCTGCCGAACGCACCTTTATCGCCATCAAGCCCGATGGTGTTCAGCGTGGACTTGTGGGCGAGATCCTGGGGCGTTTCGAGCGCAAGGGTTTCAAGTTGGTTGGCCTCAAGCAACTGACCCCCAGCCGAGAGCTGGCTGAGCAGCACTACGGCGTGCATCGGGAGCGTCCGTTCTTTGCTGGTCTTGTTGACTTCATTACCTCCGGCCCTGTGGTGGCCATGGTGTGGGAAGGCGACGGTGTGATCGCCAGCGCCCGCAAGCTGATCGGTGCGACCAAACCTCTCGAGGCTGAGCCCGGCACGATCCGCGGTGATCTGGCCGTCAACATCGGCCGCAATGTGATCCATGGATCGGATGCTCCTGAAACAGCCCAGTTCGAGATTGGTTTGTGGTTCCAGTCCTCCGAGCTGAGCGAGTGGACGCCTTCCGATCAAGGCTGGCGCGTCGAAGGCTGA
- the speA gene encoding biosynthetic arginine decarboxylase gives MARSGTADTWTIQDGADLYGLDRWGDTYFAANSRGHVTVQPRGDRGGSIDLIELVEGLQARDLGLPLLIRFDDILEDRLERLHAAFDRAIAHYGYGGRYQGVFPVKCNQQRHVVERLVDAGQRWHFGLEAGSKAELLIALSLLNDPEALLICNGYKDQRYIETAILARRLGRQPVVVIEQPDEVERIIAASQELGAAPMIGIRARLSTRSTGRWSSSVGDRAKFGLSIPELLETTERLSRAGLLNDLKLLHFHIGSQINDIAVLKDALQEAGQIYGELHRLGAPMGYLDVGGGLGIDYDGSRSATAASTNYSLQNYANDVVATVKECCEPCGVPLPTLVSESGRALASHFSVLVFDILGLGGAPDERPQRRDDDPLIVRNLHDTLDGITEANLQEAWNDAIKFKEDALSAFRLGYLSLPERARAEQLAWACARRIVELLPADDNSPDELRRLRASLASTYYGNFSVFRSAPDTWAIDQLFPVMPIHRLHEQPEQLGSIADLTCDSDGKLARFIQGGQSKSLLELHTPTPGQPYLVGLFLAGAYQEVMGNLHNLFGSTNAVHIRLAPGGGYQLDHVVRGDTNADVLKAMEHDPDQMLERLRLASEAAIRDGRLAVSDARRLINHVTSSLQQITYLQA, from the coding sequence ATGGCCCGCTCCGGTACAGCCGACACCTGGACCATCCAGGACGGAGCAGATCTCTACGGTCTCGATCGATGGGGTGACACTTACTTCGCGGCCAATTCCCGCGGCCATGTGACGGTGCAGCCCCGCGGGGACCGCGGCGGCAGCATCGATCTGATCGAATTGGTGGAGGGCCTGCAGGCCAGGGATCTCGGCTTACCGCTGTTGATCCGCTTTGACGACATCCTGGAAGATCGTCTCGAGCGGCTGCATGCGGCCTTTGACCGGGCGATCGCGCACTACGGCTATGGCGGCCGATACCAGGGCGTGTTCCCGGTGAAATGCAACCAGCAGCGCCATGTGGTGGAACGACTGGTGGATGCTGGTCAACGCTGGCATTTCGGCCTTGAGGCCGGCAGCAAAGCTGAATTGCTAATTGCCCTGTCGTTGTTGAACGATCCAGAGGCCCTACTGATCTGCAATGGCTACAAGGATCAGCGCTACATCGAGACCGCCATCCTGGCGCGAAGACTCGGTCGACAGCCGGTGGTGGTAATCGAACAACCCGATGAAGTGGAGCGGATCATCGCCGCCAGCCAAGAACTGGGCGCCGCACCGATGATCGGAATCCGGGCTCGGCTCTCGACCCGCAGCACAGGCCGCTGGAGCAGCTCTGTAGGCGACCGGGCCAAATTCGGGCTCTCCATTCCGGAACTGCTCGAAACCACCGAACGGCTGAGCCGTGCCGGACTGCTTAACGATCTGAAGCTGCTGCACTTCCACATCGGCAGCCAGATCAACGACATCGCCGTTCTGAAGGATGCCCTGCAGGAAGCCGGGCAGATCTACGGAGAACTGCACCGCCTTGGTGCGCCGATGGGATACCTCGACGTTGGTGGCGGTCTTGGCATCGACTACGACGGCAGTCGCAGCGCGACCGCAGCCTCCACCAACTACTCCTTGCAGAACTACGCCAACGACGTCGTCGCGACGGTCAAGGAGTGCTGTGAACCCTGTGGCGTGCCGTTGCCCACCCTTGTGAGCGAAAGCGGACGGGCCCTCGCCAGTCACTTCAGTGTGCTGGTGTTCGACATCCTGGGTCTCGGTGGTGCCCCCGACGAGCGTCCGCAACGCAGAGACGACGACCCCCTGATCGTGCGCAATCTACATGACACCCTCGACGGCATCACCGAAGCCAACTTGCAGGAGGCCTGGAATGACGCCATCAAGTTCAAGGAGGATGCACTGAGTGCCTTCCGACTCGGTTACCTAAGCCTCCCCGAGCGGGCACGGGCAGAGCAGCTGGCCTGGGCCTGCGCGCGGCGCATCGTCGAGCTCCTTCCCGCAGATGACAACAGCCCTGACGAGTTACGTCGTCTGCGCGCCAGCCTGGCCAGCACTTACTACGGCAACTTTTCCGTGTTTCGGTCCGCACCGGACACCTGGGCCATTGATCAACTGTTCCCAGTGATGCCCATTCATCGCTTGCATGAACAGCCAGAGCAACTGGGCAGCATTGCTGATCTCACCTGCGATTCCGATGGCAAATTGGCTCGCTTCATTCAAGGCGGGCAAAGCAAATCACTGCTGGAACTGCACACCCCAACTCCGGGACAGCCCTACCTCGTCGGCCTATTCCTGGCCGGCGCCTATCAAGAGGTGATGGGCAACCTCCACAACCTGTTCGGCAGCACCAATGCGGTGCACATCCGCTTAGCACCCGGTGGTGGTTACCAACTCGATCACGTGGTGCGGGGTGACACCAACGCCGATGTTCTCAAGGCCATGGAGCACGACCCCGACCAGATGCTGGAACGGCTGAGGCTTGCGAGCGAAGCGGCGATCCGAGACGGACGGTTGGCCGTGAGCGATGCACGACGGCTGATCAATCATGTGACCAGCAGCCTGCAGCAGATCACTTATCTGCAGGCCTGA
- a CDS encoding Crp/Fnr family transcriptional regulator, with product MSALTPEDLGAMPLFAELAEQQLILLLDRHRETSHQVDQVIVMEQDWGESLFLIRDGVAKVRTYTADGDEVIMSLLGQGDVFGEMAALDGASRSADVVALTPLHLIKMRSTPFAALLGQEAAFALALARLMSSRLRDLNQRFALQSADATTRLLDALAYLARKSSRDQNPEAEIPLLAQREIALLAGLARETASRTLSKLRNRGTVLETNGQLRIADLQPLIKRGLLPG from the coding sequence ATGTCTGCGCTCACGCCTGAGGATCTCGGGGCTATGCCTCTGTTCGCGGAGCTGGCGGAACAACAGCTCATCCTGCTGCTGGATCGTCATCGAGAGACAAGCCACCAGGTTGACCAGGTGATCGTGATGGAGCAGGACTGGGGTGAGTCGCTGTTCCTCATCCGCGATGGGGTGGCCAAGGTGCGCACCTACACCGCCGATGGTGATGAAGTGATCATGTCCTTGCTCGGCCAGGGCGATGTGTTCGGTGAGATGGCTGCTCTCGATGGTGCGTCACGTTCCGCCGATGTGGTGGCGCTTACGCCATTGCACCTCATCAAGATGCGCTCGACGCCGTTTGCTGCTCTGCTTGGCCAAGAGGCGGCGTTTGCTCTTGCCCTGGCGCGCTTAATGTCATCTCGTCTGCGTGATCTCAATCAACGCTTCGCATTGCAGAGCGCTGATGCCACCACGCGCCTGTTGGACGCTTTGGCGTATCTCGCCCGCAAAAGTTCCCGCGATCAGAATCCTGAGGCGGAGATCCCGCTGCTGGCCCAACGGGAGATTGCCTTGCTGGCTGGACTGGCGAGGGAAACAGCGTCTCGCACCCTCAGCAAGCTGCGCAACCGCGGCACTGTTTTGGAAACCAATGGACAGCTCCGGATTGCTGATTTGCAGCCGCTGATCAAACGCGGACTGTTGCCGGGTTAG
- a CDS encoding Crp/Fnr family transcriptional regulator: MEENENQRPNQIRDRMRMLLSTHLSTVRHQTQIAPLGKVLIQQDAPAERVLLVQTGELKVERCEAGGTPQVIARIGPNELVGEMALIGDQHHSATVTVSRGPAEVLVIEANDLLQTAIYDSDLVMELLALSSRRCRQTNRHLTLILEALEAFEQGHHPALERCCNALERGSDPTLSTAARRLRGLMQASETP; encoded by the coding sequence ATGGAGGAGAACGAGAACCAACGACCCAACCAGATTCGCGATCGCATGCGAATGCTGCTCAGCACGCATCTCTCCACAGTGCGTCATCAAACGCAGATTGCCCCTCTCGGCAAGGTACTGATCCAACAGGACGCTCCTGCCGAACGGGTGCTGCTGGTGCAAACCGGAGAGTTGAAGGTCGAACGCTGCGAAGCGGGTGGCACCCCGCAGGTGATCGCACGGATTGGTCCCAATGAGTTGGTGGGAGAAATGGCCTTGATCGGCGATCAACACCACAGCGCGACCGTCACGGTGAGTCGCGGTCCAGCCGAAGTCCTGGTGATTGAAGCCAACGATCTGCTGCAGACTGCTATCTATGACAGTGATCTGGTGATGGAACTATTGGCTCTGAGCAGCCGTCGCTGCCGTCAAACCAATCGTCACCTAACCCTGATCCTGGAAGCCCTTGAGGCATTCGAGCAAGGACATCACCCCGCCCTAGAGCGGTGCTGCAACGCATTGGAACGCGGATCGGATCCAACCCTCTCCACCGCAGCCCGGCGGTTGAGGGGGCTGATGCAAGCATCGGAAACACCATGA
- a CDS encoding CHASE2 domain-containing protein: MKERTALRWIRRHGAILLLSGAVAAAGGIGRDWLGRIDLRFAGWVQETRGSRTPPNDVVILAIDDFSLQQAANADLSDDPLLQSLSQWPWPRRVHQRVLNRLIEAGASTVGFDLLFEAPSSYGPDDDMAFASALKRHHDQVALGVQVLNGRGPVASMALLDLTATLQSSNKPLNRGLLNGSPDEDGVIRQRPGDSAVEIRQQLNSAVPDGLAVTLLKLGNADADLSTRSSNLLDPYGPPGTIATLSIWEILDTRAFTSIKSSGLLSNATVLVGPTAAVFQDLHPAVFSGAQGMPGVELLATELANRLEDRSLHWVPAPASWNFLMAGLVLVAGITASKQERPLPRLNVLLASSAILVAAGAGLVVWGGLLLPLLGPAASLALTGIVSSADATIRLQWQRRRLRRTLGRYLSPAVAAEIADQPEEADELLGGKMMDVVILMSDIRGFTAFTQTMTEQGRVKELVDRLNAYFSEVVDAVHAEEGTVDKFIGDAALAVFGAPIEKSSSTNALAAVRTAIELEQRLDDLNHAWAAEGHSPWKQVVILSYGSVVSGNIGSTSRMDYTVIGDAVNMASRLETIAKQCDQGIVMSAAVAKHLPGDWPLLDLGTFPIRGQGEQRVFALQTDTNKDTHPAIDQ; the protein is encoded by the coding sequence ATGAAAGAGCGAACCGCGCTCCGCTGGATTCGCCGTCATGGCGCGATCCTGCTGCTGAGTGGTGCGGTTGCTGCTGCTGGCGGAATCGGTCGGGATTGGTTAGGGCGTATCGACCTGCGCTTTGCCGGTTGGGTCCAGGAGACGCGGGGCTCCAGGACGCCGCCTAATGATGTTGTGATTCTGGCCATCGACGACTTCAGCCTCCAGCAAGCGGCCAACGCAGACCTAAGCGACGACCCCTTGCTCCAAAGTCTGAGCCAATGGCCCTGGCCAAGACGCGTTCACCAGAGGGTGCTGAATCGTCTAATCGAAGCGGGCGCATCCACCGTTGGATTTGATCTGCTGTTCGAAGCCCCCAGTAGCTACGGGCCCGACGACGACATGGCCTTTGCAAGTGCCTTGAAACGCCATCACGACCAAGTGGCACTGGGGGTGCAAGTGCTAAACGGCCGCGGGCCGGTGGCCAGCATGGCGCTGCTGGATCTGACAGCCACGCTGCAGTCATCCAACAAACCGTTGAACCGCGGCCTCCTGAATGGCTCCCCCGATGAAGACGGCGTCATCCGTCAGCGTCCTGGTGACAGCGCCGTAGAGATTCGCCAACAGTTGAACTCCGCCGTACCCGATGGGTTGGCGGTGACCCTGCTCAAGCTTGGGAATGCCGACGCCGACCTCAGTACACGGTCATCCAATCTCTTGGACCCTTATGGACCCCCTGGAACGATTGCCACTCTCTCGATCTGGGAAATTCTCGACACCAGAGCCTTCACCTCCATCAAAAGCAGTGGTCTGCTCAGCAACGCCACCGTGCTCGTTGGGCCAACAGCGGCCGTGTTTCAAGACCTACATCCAGCGGTCTTCTCCGGTGCCCAGGGCATGCCAGGCGTTGAATTGCTTGCCACCGAACTGGCCAATCGCCTGGAAGATCGATCCCTGCACTGGGTGCCTGCTCCTGCAAGCTGGAATTTCCTGATGGCAGGGCTTGTTCTCGTCGCAGGCATCACTGCATCGAAGCAAGAGCGCCCCTTGCCTCGTCTCAATGTGCTCCTCGCCTCCTCAGCAATTCTCGTCGCGGCAGGAGCCGGACTGGTTGTGTGGGGAGGCCTCTTGCTCCCTCTACTTGGCCCAGCCGCCAGCTTGGCGCTGACAGGAATTGTCTCCAGCGCTGACGCCACGATTCGGCTGCAATGGCAACGACGACGACTACGCCGAACCCTGGGTCGCTATCTCTCCCCAGCAGTCGCCGCAGAGATCGCTGATCAACCCGAGGAAGCCGATGAATTGCTGGGTGGAAAAATGATGGACGTGGTGATCTTGATGAGCGATATCCGTGGCTTCACAGCGTTTACCCAGACCATGACCGAACAGGGCAGGGTGAAAGAACTGGTGGATCGCCTCAACGCCTACTTCAGTGAAGTGGTGGATGCGGTGCATGCCGAAGAAGGCACCGTCGACAAATTCATCGGCGATGCCGCCCTCGCCGTGTTTGGAGCCCCAATCGAAAAATCGAGCAGCACGAACGCGCTCGCTGCGGTGAGAACTGCAATCGAGCTGGAGCAACGCCTTGACGATCTCAATCACGCCTGGGCTGCAGAAGGGCATTCACCCTGGAAACAAGTGGTGATTCTTAGCTATGGCTCGGTGGTGAGCGGAAACATCGGTAGCACCAGTCGCATGGACTACACCGTGATTGGTGATGCGGTGAACATGGCCAGCCGCTTAGAGACTATTGCCAAGCAGTGCGATCAAGGAATTGTGATGAGCGCTGCGGTGGCCAAACATCTTCCTGGTGACTGGCCCCTGCTGGACTTGGGAACATTTCCGATCCGCGGCCAGGGTGAGCAACGAGTGTTCGCACTACAAACTGACACCAACAAGGACACCCACCCGGCCATAGATCAGTAA
- a CDS encoding Coq4 family protein has product MQLKLQERLQSLRLLASLATFLKNPGSLDSVFAVANSVKDSPLAEQMKRHLLIHPQFSALVKEGWRPKAIDLTELQKLPDGTLGRCYADQLISQGITPNALIDPSPVSNDAEYITHRLRETHDIIHVLTGFGIDGDSELGLQGFNLAQTRSPLAVMLIFGGMLAALQDDEPLAPMLRAMARGFQLGLDADLVIAHKLEEGWDRPLQDWRQELRLAVNSGT; this is encoded by the coding sequence GTGCAGCTCAAACTTCAAGAACGCCTCCAAAGCCTGAGGTTGCTCGCCAGCCTCGCCACATTTTTGAAAAATCCGGGCTCGCTTGACAGCGTGTTTGCTGTCGCCAACAGCGTGAAGGACAGCCCCCTGGCTGAGCAGATGAAGCGGCACCTGCTCATACACCCCCAGTTCAGTGCACTGGTAAAAGAGGGTTGGCGACCAAAGGCAATCGACCTGACCGAGTTGCAAAAACTTCCAGACGGCACTCTCGGACGCTGTTACGCCGATCAACTGATCAGCCAAGGCATCACGCCGAACGCGCTGATCGACCCCTCACCAGTCAGCAATGACGCGGAATACATCACCCACAGGCTTCGGGAAACACACGACATCATCCATGTGCTCACGGGCTTCGGAATCGACGGCGATAGCGAGCTTGGCTTGCAAGGCTTCAACCTCGCTCAGACACGCTCCCCTTTAGCCGTCATGTTGATCTTTGGTGGGATGTTGGCGGCTCTTCAGGACGATGAGCCACTGGCTCCGATGCTGCGCGCAATGGCACGTGGATTTCAGTTGGGCCTCGATGCCGATCTGGTGATCGCGCACAAGCTTGAGGAAGGGTGGGACAGGCCACTGCAGGACTGGCGTCAGGAGCTGAGACTTGCGGTGAACAGTGGCACGTAA
- a CDS encoding methylglyoxal synthase — protein sequence MDRNDLITTLQNEANLKDCFNKEDIAILAQHMSVKTFDDNAILMRKDEPADCMAFLVSGRVQIIEDERQIALLTPGDCFGESMFSEEATQVASVQALETTKVGWFTIHDFHDLLETKQRLALQFREVFKAVGRARTEQHAAETYTDKRKYLALIAHNNMKESLMEFCNIHTHKLEQFPLIATGTTGSMLFKKTGMCLSRKVASGPLGGDQAVGTLISTQNIIGVIFFRDPLSSHPHHADIEALGRLCDVYQIPLATNPQSGEAILDYLLSGKADHQPLPNRVLESYVKGQKKVVEAG from the coding sequence ATGGACCGGAACGATCTGATCACAACGCTTCAGAATGAAGCAAACCTGAAGGATTGCTTCAACAAGGAAGACATTGCCATCCTGGCGCAACACATGTCGGTCAAAACCTTTGACGATAATGCAATCTTGATGCGCAAAGACGAGCCCGCCGACTGCATGGCTTTCTTAGTCAGTGGAAGGGTACAAATCATCGAAGATGAACGGCAGATTGCACTCCTGACACCCGGTGACTGCTTCGGCGAAAGCATGTTTTCAGAAGAAGCCACGCAGGTAGCAAGCGTTCAAGCACTGGAGACCACCAAAGTCGGCTGGTTCACCATCCACGACTTCCATGACTTGCTGGAAACCAAGCAAAGACTGGCACTGCAATTCAGAGAAGTCTTCAAGGCTGTCGGACGAGCACGCACTGAGCAGCATGCCGCTGAAACCTACACCGACAAGCGCAAATACTTAGCCCTCATTGCCCACAACAATATGAAAGAAAGCCTGATGGAATTCTGCAACATTCACACCCACAAACTGGAACAATTCCCTTTGATTGCAACAGGAACAACCGGCAGCATGTTATTCAAAAAAACAGGTATGTGCCTTAGCCGAAAAGTCGCTTCTGGACCACTGGGTGGAGACCAAGCTGTTGGCACCCTGATTTCGACACAGAACATCATCGGCGTCATCTTTTTCCGAGATCCACTCTCCTCACACCCTCATCACGCCGACATCGAAGCTCTTGGACGACTCTGCGACGTCTACCAAATCCCCTTAGCAACGAACCCTCAGAGCGGAGAGGCCATTCTTGATTATCTGCTCTCCGGAAAAGCTGATCATCAGCCCCTCCCGAATCGCGTATTGGAGTCCTACGTAAAAGGGCAAAAGAAGGTGGTCGAAGCAGGCTGA